A region from the Agrococcus sp. SL85 genome encodes:
- the greA gene encoding transcription elongation factor GreA → MNGTTETWLTQEAHDRLQGELEHLQGPVRAEIAKRIEEARDEGDLKENGGYHAAKDDQAQIEARIAQITQLLRTAKVGEAPQASGVVEPGTVVKATIAGDPTTFLVGNREIQETGDLDVYSEASPLGSAIMGLKIGAKTSYEAPSGATIEVEILDVQTYRP, encoded by the coding sequence ATGAACGGCACCACGGAGACCTGGCTCACCCAGGAGGCGCACGACCGCCTGCAGGGCGAGCTGGAGCACCTGCAGGGGCCCGTGCGCGCGGAGATCGCGAAGCGCATCGAGGAGGCCCGCGACGAGGGCGACCTCAAGGAGAACGGCGGCTACCACGCCGCCAAGGACGACCAGGCGCAGATCGAGGCGCGCATCGCCCAGATCACGCAGCTGCTGCGCACCGCCAAGGTCGGCGAGGCGCCGCAGGCCTCGGGCGTCGTCGAGCCCGGCACCGTCGTGAAGGCGACGATCGCCGGCGACCCCACCACGTTCCTCGTGGGCAACCGCGAGATCCAGGAGACGGGCGACCTCGACGTCTACAGCGAGGCGAGCCCGCTGGGCAGCGCGATCATGGGCCTGAAGATCGGCGCGAAGACCTCCTACGAGGCCCCCTCGGGCGCGACGATCGAGGTCGAGATCCTCGACGTGCAGACCTACCGCCCGTAG
- a CDS encoding DUF4307 domain-containing protein, with amino-acid sequence MTDLDARYGRARAASPRRLRRWWIAGIVALTLVVAALWWIGADPASPQVQAQDTGHTVVDASTVEVRFEVTAEPGTEVVCAVEALDLSFGIVGWREVVLEASDRRTTGHAVTLRTAAPAASGAVSQCWIP; translated from the coding sequence ATGACCGACCTCGACGCCCGCTACGGACGAGCGCGCGCCGCGTCGCCGCGCCGCCTGCGCCGCTGGTGGATCGCCGGGATCGTCGCGCTGACGCTCGTCGTCGCGGCGCTCTGGTGGATCGGCGCAGACCCCGCGAGCCCGCAGGTGCAGGCCCAGGACACCGGCCACACCGTCGTCGACGCGAGCACCGTCGAGGTGCGCTTCGAGGTGACCGCGGAGCCCGGCACCGAGGTCGTGTGCGCCGTCGAGGCCCTCGACCTCTCCTTCGGCATCGTCGGTTGGCGTGAGGTGGTGCTCGAGGCCTCCGACCGGCGCACCACGGGGCATGCCGTGACGCTCCGGACCGCGGCTCCCGCCGCGAGTGGAGCCGTCTCCCAGTGTTGGATCCCGTAG
- the mca gene encoding mycothiol conjugate amidase Mca — MRRLLAVHAHPDDESSKGAGTLARYAAEGAQVTVVSCTGGESGDVLTQGFALRHRASRDMAGLRRVEMAAAQAALGIDHVWLGYVDSGLPDPGDPLRPLSFATIPVEVSGRALVRLIRRLRPQVVTTYDETGGYPHPDHIRCHEVTMWAVEHAASGLPELGEPWRVEKVYVDRSMSGQRLRALIAALEASDPDDARLPDMRGWSERIGDRGATITARVDIAAHLEARDAALRAHASQVEPDSPFFFWPHELLRGAWPTDDYELVRGAGQGGGTEDDLFEGVEEA, encoded by the coding sequence GTGCGACGTCTGCTCGCGGTCCACGCCCACCCCGACGACGAGTCGAGCAAGGGAGCGGGCACCCTCGCGCGCTACGCCGCGGAGGGCGCGCAGGTGACGGTCGTCTCGTGCACGGGCGGCGAGAGCGGCGACGTCCTCACGCAGGGCTTCGCGCTGCGGCACCGCGCGTCGCGCGACATGGCGGGGCTCCGCCGCGTCGAGATGGCGGCCGCGCAGGCCGCGCTCGGCATCGACCACGTCTGGCTGGGCTACGTCGACTCCGGGCTGCCGGACCCCGGCGACCCCCTGCGGCCGCTCTCGTTCGCGACGATACCCGTCGAGGTGTCGGGGCGCGCGCTCGTGCGCCTCATCCGTCGGCTGCGCCCGCAGGTCGTGACCACCTACGACGAGACGGGCGGCTACCCGCACCCCGACCACATCCGCTGCCACGAGGTCACGATGTGGGCCGTCGAGCACGCAGCCTCCGGGCTGCCGGAGCTCGGCGAGCCGTGGCGGGTCGAGAAGGTCTACGTCGACCGCTCCATGAGCGGCCAGCGCCTCCGCGCCCTCATCGCCGCCCTCGAGGCGAGCGATCCGGACGACGCGCGCCTGCCCGACATGCGCGGCTGGTCCGAGCGGATCGGCGACCGCGGCGCGACCATCACGGCGCGCGTCGACATCGCGGCGCACCTCGAGGCGCGCGACGCGGCCCTCCGCGCGCACGCGAGCCAGGTCGAGCCCGACTCGCCCTTCTTCTTCTGGCCGCACGAGCTGCTGCGCGGCGCCTGGCCGACCGACGACTACGAGCTCGTCCGCGGCGCGGGCCAGGGCGGCGGCACG